A genome region from Streptomyces sp. SAI-135 includes the following:
- a CDS encoding serine hydrolase codes for MTRPLGIDDLYSLALPEQPSLSPDGAHVVYVLRTADRELDRDTRVLWTVPTDSGAARRLTSGPADTAPAWSPDGDRIAFLRGGNGPAQLWLLPTAGGEPEPVTELPLGAGAPVWSPDGTAIAFTAPVDRRPPPRTEAASPPPVVVDRLDHKVDGDGLVGTVRNHLHVLDLAGQRVRQVTDGDWHAGAPAWSPDGRALAFCAARGPAAALTLRSEAYVVDLSRPGEDAQPRLVGVSTGNAQAVTWTTEGDALLVVGRTDTELGHAGLLRVPLDGGPTVDLTRGLDRNVTPGGPAYPGALPRATDDGRTVLFCVRDRGCSHVYTVDTAGGAPRPLISGADRVVSALSVAKDTAVVVLATPDRYGEIVAVERATGQERVLTRHGALLADAKPFPAQERDFKISDGGTVHGWLLRDPERTGPAPLLLDIHGGPHNAWNGAANPVHLYHQELIARGWAVLLLNPRGSDGYGDSFFTATLGAWGTGDARDFLEPVDILVAEGIADPERLAVAGYSYGGYMTGYLTSRDDRFAAAVAGAMISDLTSMCGTSDAGHRLATTELGVSPWLDRDRYAELSPYSRVENVRTPTLILHGAADERCPVGQAEQWFNALKIQGVPTRLVLYPGGSHLFLLDGPPSHRTDLARRIVDWVDHHAGKSTPASSAPSAARPVDVAHWQRRLTELAERHQVPGAVLGIARGAHSDVAAYGVLNKATGVTTTRDSLFQIGSITKVWTATLAMQLVDAGTLDLDAPITDVLPELRLADPQVAQQVTMRHLLTHTSGIDGDVFTDTGRGDDCLERFVDQLDEAAQNHPLGATFSYCNSGFVLAGRVIEKLTGMSWDLALRELLCTPLGLEHTVTLPEEALRFRTAMGHDSEGDEPPRPVPAWSLPRSAGPAGLITATAEDVLAFARLHLTGGTAPDGTRLLSEHAARAMTEQQVELPDTLTLGDSWGLGWIRFGWDGHRLIGHDGATLGQSAFLRVLPEQDLAVTLLTNGGAAKDLYRDLFGEIFADLAGVALPEPPRPPAEPVSVDAGRHLGRYERAGTRIDIIDGADGLRLRYTTTGPLAHLVPEPVQETALVPVSDSEFLVQYAGSPSWIPVTFYALPDGARYVHHGMRATPKVS; via the coding sequence TTGACTCGACCACTGGGCATCGACGATCTCTACTCCCTCGCGCTCCCGGAACAGCCGTCCCTGTCACCGGACGGCGCTCACGTGGTGTACGTACTGCGTACCGCCGACCGTGAACTCGACCGGGACACACGGGTGCTGTGGACGGTGCCGACCGACTCCGGCGCGGCCCGCCGACTCACCAGCGGCCCCGCAGACACAGCGCCGGCGTGGTCACCCGACGGCGACCGGATCGCCTTTCTGCGCGGCGGCAACGGCCCCGCACAGCTGTGGCTGCTGCCGACCGCCGGCGGCGAACCGGAACCGGTCACCGAGCTGCCGCTGGGAGCCGGTGCGCCGGTGTGGAGCCCCGACGGGACCGCGATCGCGTTCACCGCTCCGGTGGACCGACGGCCCCCGCCTCGGACCGAGGCGGCATCGCCACCACCGGTCGTAGTGGACCGCCTTGATCACAAAGTCGACGGTGATGGCCTCGTAGGCACCGTCCGCAACCATCTGCATGTCCTCGACCTCGCCGGCCAAAGGGTTCGGCAGGTCACCGACGGGGACTGGCACGCCGGGGCTCCGGCCTGGTCACCCGACGGTCGCGCCCTGGCCTTCTGCGCGGCCCGCGGGCCTGCCGCCGCGCTGACGCTGCGCTCCGAGGCGTACGTCGTGGACCTGTCCCGCCCCGGGGAGGACGCGCAGCCACGACTCGTGGGCGTCAGCACCGGAAACGCCCAAGCCGTCACCTGGACCACCGAAGGTGACGCCCTGCTGGTCGTCGGCCGCACCGACACCGAACTGGGACACGCCGGCTTGCTGCGGGTGCCCCTGGACGGCGGCCCCACGGTCGACCTGACGCGTGGCCTCGACCGCAACGTGACACCGGGCGGCCCGGCCTACCCCGGTGCCCTGCCCCGGGCCACGGACGACGGCCGCACCGTCCTCTTCTGCGTGCGTGACCGCGGCTGCAGCCACGTTTACACAGTCGACACAGCCGGCGGTGCGCCGCGGCCGCTCATCAGCGGCGCGGACCGGGTGGTCTCCGCACTGTCCGTCGCCAAGGACACCGCCGTCGTGGTCCTGGCGACACCCGACAGGTACGGCGAGATCGTGGCCGTCGAGCGGGCCACCGGCCAAGAACGCGTCCTCACCCGGCACGGCGCGCTGCTCGCGGATGCGAAACCCTTCCCCGCGCAGGAACGGGACTTCAAGATCTCCGACGGCGGCACGGTCCACGGCTGGCTGCTACGCGATCCCGAGCGGACCGGCCCCGCGCCGCTGCTGCTCGACATCCACGGCGGCCCGCACAACGCCTGGAACGGAGCGGCCAACCCCGTACACCTCTACCACCAGGAGCTGATCGCCCGCGGCTGGGCCGTGCTCCTGCTCAACCCGCGCGGCAGCGACGGCTACGGCGACTCCTTCTTCACGGCCACCCTCGGCGCCTGGGGCACCGGCGACGCACGGGACTTCCTGGAACCGGTCGACATCCTGGTCGCCGAAGGCATCGCCGATCCCGAACGGCTCGCGGTGGCCGGATACAGCTACGGCGGCTACATGACCGGCTACCTGACCAGTCGCGACGATCGCTTCGCCGCAGCAGTGGCCGGCGCAATGATCAGCGATCTCACCAGCATGTGCGGCACCAGCGATGCGGGACACCGGCTGGCCACCACTGAACTGGGCGTCTCTCCCTGGCTCGACCGCGACAGGTACGCCGAGCTCTCCCCCTACTCCCGGGTGGAGAACGTACGCACGCCGACGCTCATTTTGCACGGCGCGGCCGACGAACGATGTCCCGTCGGCCAGGCCGAGCAGTGGTTCAACGCGCTGAAGATCCAAGGCGTGCCCACCCGCCTGGTGCTCTACCCCGGTGGCTCACATCTGTTCCTCCTCGACGGCCCTCCCTCGCACCGCACCGACTTGGCGCGGCGCATCGTGGACTGGGTCGACCACCACGCCGGCAAGTCCACACCGGCCTCCTCCGCGCCCTCAGCCGCGCGACCTGTAGATGTTGCGCACTGGCAGCGGCGTCTCACCGAACTGGCCGAACGGCATCAGGTACCCGGCGCAGTCCTGGGCATCGCCCGCGGTGCGCACAGCGACGTGGCCGCCTACGGCGTGCTCAACAAGGCCACCGGGGTGACCACCACGCGGGACTCCCTCTTCCAGATCGGGTCCATCACGAAGGTGTGGACCGCAACCCTGGCCATGCAACTCGTCGATGCAGGCACCCTCGACCTGGACGCCCCGATCACCGACGTCCTGCCGGAACTGCGCCTCGCCGACCCCCAGGTGGCACAGCAGGTGACCATGCGGCATCTGCTGACCCACACCAGCGGCATCGACGGGGACGTGTTCACCGACACGGGACGCGGCGACGACTGCCTGGAACGCTTCGTCGACCAGTTGGACGAGGCCGCGCAGAACCATCCGCTGGGGGCGACCTTCTCGTACTGCAACTCCGGGTTCGTGCTCGCCGGACGGGTCATCGAGAAGCTCACCGGCATGAGCTGGGACCTCGCCCTGCGCGAGCTGCTGTGCACCCCGCTCGGCCTGGAGCACACCGTCACGCTGCCGGAGGAGGCGCTGCGCTTCCGCACCGCCATGGGGCATGACTCCGAAGGCGACGAACCGCCACGCCCGGTCCCGGCCTGGAGTCTGCCCCGCTCCGCAGGACCCGCCGGCCTGATCACCGCCACGGCCGAGGACGTCCTCGCCTTCGCCCGTCTGCACCTGACAGGCGGCACCGCGCCGGACGGAACGCGTCTGCTCTCGGAACATGCGGCGCGGGCCATGACCGAGCAGCAGGTCGAACTGCCGGACACGCTCACGCTCGGGGACTCCTGGGGTCTCGGCTGGATCCGCTTCGGCTGGGACGGCCACCGTCTGATCGGGCACGACGGGGCCACGCTCGGGCAGTCGGCGTTCCTGCGGGTGCTGCCCGAGCAGGACCTGGCCGTCACGCTCCTCACCAACGGTGGCGCGGCGAAGGACCTGTACCGGGACCTGTTCGGGGAGATCTTCGCCGACCTGGCCGGGGTGGCCCTGCCCGAGCCTCCGCGGCCACCGGCCGAACCGGTGTCGGTGGACGCCGGTCGACACCTCGGGCGGTACGAGCGGGCCGGAACGCGCATCGACATCATCGACGGCGCGGACGGACTGCGGCTGCGGTACACGACGACCGGGCCGCTCGCCCACCTGGTGCCGGAACCGGTCCAGGAGACCGCGCTGGTGCCCGTCTCCGACAGCGAGTTCCTCGTGCAGTACGCCGGCAGTCCGTCATGGATCCCCGTGACGTTCTACGCGTTGCCCGACGGCGCCAGGTATGTACACCACGGCATGCGCGCGACCCCGAAGGTGTCCTGA
- a CDS encoding M20 family metallopeptidase, translated as MIDDIGRLVRTESPSADLAAVARSAKVVAALGARHLGAPPEVIELDGRTHLRWRLGSGPRRVLLLGHHDTVWPLGSLATHPFSVRKGVLRGPGCFDMKTGLVMAFHALGALDTVEGVTLLVTGDEELGSPSSRELIEQEASACDAALVLEAAAEGGALKTARKGVSLYEVRTGGRAAHAGLEPGKGVNAAVEAAHQLLAVAALTDHRRGTTVTPTVLGAGTTANTVPAAGRFAVDVRVRDVAEQARVDAALKALRPVLDGATVEVTGGPNRPPLEQEASERLYRTAEKLAGRLGLAPLTAAAVGGASDGNFTAGVGTPTLDGLGAVGGGAHADHEHVLVGELPSRTALLAALVHEVRGTGFRTLHEGAATAEGSTR; from the coding sequence ATGATCGACGACATCGGACGGTTGGTGCGCACCGAGTCGCCGTCGGCGGACCTCGCCGCGGTGGCCCGCAGCGCCAAGGTCGTCGCCGCTCTCGGTGCCCGCCATCTCGGAGCACCACCGGAGGTGATCGAACTCGACGGGCGCACCCACCTGCGCTGGCGGCTGGGGTCCGGGCCGCGGCGGGTGCTGCTGCTGGGGCACCATGACACCGTCTGGCCGCTCGGCTCACTCGCGACCCACCCCTTCTCCGTACGGAAGGGTGTGCTGCGCGGGCCTGGATGCTTCGACATGAAGACCGGACTGGTGATGGCGTTCCACGCGCTCGGTGCGCTCGATACGGTCGAGGGGGTGACCCTGCTCGTCACCGGCGACGAGGAACTCGGTTCCCCGTCTTCACGCGAGTTGATCGAGCAGGAAGCCTCCGCCTGCGACGCCGCCCTGGTCCTCGAAGCAGCCGCCGAGGGCGGGGCGCTGAAGACCGCGCGCAAGGGCGTCTCGCTGTACGAAGTACGGACCGGAGGCAGAGCCGCGCATGCCGGTCTGGAACCGGGCAAGGGGGTGAATGCCGCCGTCGAGGCCGCCCACCAACTCCTCGCGGTCGCCGCTCTCACCGACCACCGCCGTGGAACCACCGTCACCCCGACCGTGCTCGGTGCCGGTACGACCGCCAATACGGTGCCCGCAGCAGGCCGGTTCGCCGTGGATGTACGCGTACGGGACGTGGCGGAACAGGCCCGGGTGGATGCCGCGCTGAAGGCGCTGCGTCCCGTCCTCGACGGCGCGACGGTGGAGGTGACCGGCGGCCCCAACCGGCCCCCGCTGGAGCAGGAGGCCTCCGAGAGGCTCTATCGCACCGCCGAGAAGCTGGCCGGCCGCCTCGGACTCGCTCCCCTGACCGCGGCCGCGGTCGGCGGGGCCTCCGACGGAAACTTCACCGCCGGTGTCGGCACCCCCACCCTCGACGGCCTCGGAGCCGTCGGCGGCGGCGCGCACGCCGACCACGAGCATGTCCTGGTCGGCGAGCTGCCCTCCCGCACCGCCCTGCTCGCCGCCCTCGTACATGAGGTGCGCGGGACCGGCTTCCGCACACTGCACGAGGGTGCAGCGACGGCCGAAGGCAGCACGCGATGA
- a CDS encoding RidA family protein gives MDSFPLFRSTVDAGDLVAISGQIGLVDGRLVDGGAAEQTDQALANLLTVLDGAGLTIADVVKVNIFLTTMDDYTAFNERYNAVFSSEPPARTCVAVHELPFGALVELEAWARRR, from the coding sequence ATGGACTCTTTTCCGCTCTTCCGCTCGACCGTGGATGCCGGCGATCTTGTAGCGATCTCCGGGCAGATCGGTCTGGTCGATGGGCGCCTGGTGGACGGTGGTGCCGCCGAGCAGACGGACCAGGCCCTGGCCAATCTGCTGACGGTGCTGGACGGAGCCGGGCTGACGATTGCCGATGTGGTCAAGGTCAACATCTTCCTGACCACGATGGACGACTACACGGCCTTCAACGAGCGGTACAACGCGGTGTTCAGTTCTGAGCCCCCGGCTCGTACGTGCGTGGCGGTCCATGAGCTTCCGTTCGGCGCGCTGGTCGAGCTGGAGGCATGGGCCCGCCGCCGCTGA
- the menC gene encoding o-succinylbenzoate synthase: MKLTGIEIREIRLPLVAPFRTSFATLTDRSALLLRAVTAESEGWGECVAMADPLYSSEYVAACSDVLRRFLIPALGRWERLDGAAVSTALAPFRGHRMAKAGLEMAVLDAELRAQGVPLARELGAVHDRVPCGVSVGIMESLPQLLETVAGYLDEGYVRIKLKIEPGWDIEPVRAVRENFGDALLLQVDANTAYTLADTRHLARLDPFDLLLIEQPLEEEDLLGHAQLAKAITTPVCLDESITSARSAAAAITLGACSVVNIKPGRVGGYLEARRIHDVCAAHGVPVWCGGMLETGLGRAANVALAALPGFTLPGDTSGSDRYYRTDITAPFILDDGHLPVPDGPGLGVTPDPDILDEVTVATHWVPL; encoded by the coding sequence ATGAAACTCACCGGCATCGAGATCCGGGAGATCAGGCTGCCGCTGGTGGCACCGTTCCGCACTTCCTTCGCCACCCTGACCGATCGCTCGGCGCTGCTGCTGCGTGCGGTGACCGCCGAGAGCGAGGGTTGGGGCGAGTGTGTGGCGATGGCCGATCCGTTGTACTCCTCCGAGTACGTCGCCGCCTGCTCCGATGTCCTGCGCCGTTTCCTCATCCCGGCCCTCGGCCGGTGGGAGCGCCTGGACGGCGCGGCGGTCAGCACCGCGTTGGCGCCGTTCCGTGGCCACCGGATGGCGAAGGCCGGCTTGGAGATGGCAGTCCTCGATGCCGAACTGCGGGCGCAGGGCGTGCCGTTGGCGCGTGAGCTGGGCGCCGTGCACGACCGGGTTCCTTGCGGGGTGTCGGTCGGCATCATGGAGTCGCTGCCGCAGCTCCTGGAAACGGTCGCCGGCTACCTCGACGAGGGCTATGTACGCATCAAGCTCAAGATCGAACCCGGGTGGGACATTGAGCCGGTCCGGGCCGTGCGGGAGAACTTCGGGGACGCCCTGCTCCTCCAGGTCGATGCCAACACCGCTTACACGCTTGCCGATACGCGGCATCTGGCCCGCCTCGATCCGTTCGACCTGCTCCTGATCGAACAGCCCTTGGAGGAGGAAGACCTCCTGGGGCACGCCCAACTCGCCAAGGCCATCACCACGCCGGTGTGCCTGGACGAGTCGATCACCTCCGCCCGCTCCGCAGCGGCCGCCATCACCCTCGGCGCGTGCAGTGTCGTCAACATCAAGCCCGGCCGAGTGGGCGGATATCTGGAGGCACGGCGCATCCATGACGTGTGCGCGGCACACGGCGTGCCCGTGTGGTGCGGCGGCATGCTGGAAACAGGCCTCGGCCGTGCGGCCAATGTGGCGCTCGCGGCCCTTCCCGGATTCACGCTGCCGGGAGACACCTCGGGTTCCGACCGGTATTACCGAACAGACATCACGGCACCCTTCATCCTCGACGACGGGCATCTGCCGGTCCCCGACGGTCCCGGGCTCGGCGTCACCCCCGACCCGGACATCCTGGACGAGGTCACGGTCGCGACCCACTGGGTGCCTCTGTAA
- a CDS encoding helix-turn-helix domain-containing protein — protein sequence MAVQPRAGLSRVLEDLGPTLLDLVCGDPRRADAIGGVVIHDPLDEPLLPRQALVLGVGVQGTAETARLLTSLGDAGAAALIVRSPAPEDPTVIEAAERSGVALLALTRGASWAQLAVLLRSLLAEGDVGEAGPQTLGGTPSGDMFALANAVAALLDAPVTIEDRSSRVLAFSGRQDEADDSRVETVLGRQVPERFTRLLEERGVFRDLYRSDQPILVAPMQTGGFHIPRVAIAVRAGDEVLGSIWAAVDSELSPQRMRALHDAAKLVALHMLRLRAGADVERRLRADLLSTALEGGPGTSEALSRLGLTDYAGVVLALAVPDPPASAGSTSLHARHAAERERLTDAFAMHLSAIHARAATALIGEVAYGILPVSQHQTDAEQSAARVASDFLTRVGDRMSPLIGVGTVARNRGELARSRNGADRALRVLRAGGGLRRLAHITDVHVEALLLDLADLAAERGDLPTGPLAHLLAYDQQHNANLVETLRSWLNSFGDVPAAAKTMYVHQNTFRYRLRRVAEVAETDLDDPESRFALMLQLRLLRLGASGG from the coding sequence ATGGCCGTGCAACCCCGCGCTGGTCTGTCGCGCGTCCTGGAAGATCTTGGCCCCACGCTGCTCGATCTGGTCTGCGGTGATCCCAGGCGCGCGGACGCGATCGGCGGCGTGGTGATCCATGACCCGCTGGACGAGCCCCTACTGCCCCGTCAGGCGCTGGTCCTCGGTGTCGGCGTGCAGGGGACGGCCGAGACCGCCCGGCTGCTCACGTCGCTGGGCGATGCCGGTGCGGCGGCGCTGATCGTCCGTTCGCCCGCCCCCGAAGATCCCACGGTCATCGAAGCCGCCGAACGCTCCGGCGTCGCCCTGCTCGCTCTCACCCGAGGAGCCTCCTGGGCACAGCTCGCCGTCCTGCTGCGCTCTCTGCTCGCGGAAGGTGACGTCGGGGAGGCAGGACCGCAGACCCTGGGCGGCACTCCGTCCGGGGACATGTTCGCCCTGGCCAACGCGGTGGCCGCGCTCCTGGATGCCCCCGTCACGATCGAGGACCGCAGCTCGCGTGTCCTGGCGTTCTCCGGCCGTCAGGACGAGGCCGACGACTCCCGGGTGGAAACCGTACTGGGACGGCAGGTGCCCGAACGTTTCACCCGCTTGTTGGAGGAACGCGGTGTCTTCCGCGACCTGTACCGCAGCGATCAGCCCATCCTGGTCGCGCCCATGCAGACGGGCGGGTTTCACATCCCCCGCGTCGCGATCGCGGTACGCGCGGGAGACGAGGTCCTCGGCTCCATCTGGGCCGCTGTGGACTCCGAACTCAGCCCACAGCGCATGCGGGCACTGCACGACGCGGCCAAGCTGGTCGCGCTGCACATGCTGCGGCTGCGTGCCGGCGCCGACGTGGAGCGGCGCCTGCGCGCCGACCTGCTCTCCACCGCGCTGGAGGGCGGCCCCGGGACGTCGGAGGCGCTGAGCCGCCTCGGCCTCACCGACTACGCGGGCGTAGTTCTTGCGCTCGCCGTACCCGACCCGCCCGCATCAGCCGGCTCGACCAGCCTGCACGCCCGGCACGCGGCCGAGCGCGAACGCCTCACCGACGCCTTCGCGATGCACCTCTCCGCAATCCACGCGCGCGCCGCGACCGCGTTGATCGGTGAGGTGGCATACGGGATCCTTCCCGTCTCGCAGCATCAGACCGACGCGGAGCAGTCGGCGGCCCGAGTCGCGTCGGACTTCCTCACCCGGGTCGGCGACCGGATGTCGCCCCTGATCGGCGTGGGCACGGTGGCCCGGAACCGCGGTGAGCTGGCCCGTTCCCGAAACGGCGCCGACCGGGCCCTGCGCGTACTGCGCGCAGGCGGTGGTCTACGGCGACTGGCCCACATCACGGACGTGCACGTCGAGGCGCTCCTCCTCGACCTGGCCGACCTGGCCGCCGAACGCGGCGACCTGCCGACGGGACCGCTGGCCCACCTGCTCGCCTACGACCAGCAGCACAACGCCAACCTGGTCGAGACGCTGCGGAGTTGGCTCAACAGTTTCGGCGATGTGCCCGCCGCCGCGAAGACCATGTACGTGCACCAGAACACCTTCCGCTACCGGCTGCGCCGCGTGGCCGAGGTCGCCGAGACCGATCTCGACGACCCCGAGAGCCGCTTCGCGCTGATGTTGCAGCTGCGCCTGCTCCGCCTGGGCGCCTCGGGGGGCTGA
- a CDS encoding PucR family transcriptional regulator yields MLEELQRVVETLAHRLGRAVAVDDLDFRLLAYSAHFGEGDEWRARVILSREAPPEALAWLRRQRLGRVTGPVRLPADKDLGILPRVVVPVVYQNMRFGYLWLIDAEGSLSDEQLGLASAAAVDAGAICFRERVVSQLRTAQEGELVRDLFSDDEQARGMASARLVESGLFAPRGDVTVVVARPIAGGADGVDEDDRIALQTALDTVSTRLGDRGSLRLVRPDHAVLVIASATLRRSPEMPDALRTTSLDRLGGRSAKWRDVHVATGSPARRLEDAVTSYTQALDALRVAEVVPSFAPLVAHEALGIYALLAAQPFDQLGTYGVHPSARQLLEADRDLFTTAEVYLDRAGDARSTAAELGLHRASVYHRVRRIEDVTGLDLSDGQHRLLLHLGIKVSRLLGLV; encoded by the coding sequence GTGCTCGAAGAGCTTCAGCGCGTGGTGGAGACACTCGCGCATCGCCTCGGACGAGCGGTTGCCGTGGACGACCTGGACTTCAGGTTGCTGGCCTACAGTGCACACTTCGGCGAGGGCGACGAGTGGCGCGCACGTGTCATCCTCAGCCGCGAGGCTCCGCCCGAGGCCCTGGCGTGGTTGCGCCGTCAGCGTCTTGGGCGTGTGACCGGACCGGTGCGGCTTCCGGCGGACAAGGACCTGGGCATTCTGCCGCGAGTGGTGGTGCCCGTCGTGTACCAGAACATGCGCTTCGGCTACCTGTGGCTGATCGACGCAGAAGGGTCCCTGTCCGACGAGCAGCTCGGGCTGGCGTCCGCTGCGGCTGTTGACGCGGGCGCCATTTGCTTTCGTGAGCGCGTCGTCTCGCAACTGCGTACCGCTCAGGAGGGCGAGCTGGTGCGCGACCTCTTCTCGGACGACGAACAGGCGAGGGGCATGGCCTCGGCGAGGCTGGTGGAGAGCGGTTTGTTCGCGCCGAGGGGCGATGTCACCGTCGTTGTGGCGCGTCCGATCGCCGGCGGCGCCGACGGTGTCGACGAGGACGACCGGATAGCTCTCCAAACTGCCCTGGACACGGTCTCCACCCGACTCGGCGACCGAGGCAGCCTGCGCCTGGTCAGGCCGGATCACGCCGTACTGGTCATTGCGAGCGCGACCTTGCGACGCTCGCCGGAGATGCCGGACGCCCTGCGGACGACCTCCCTGGACCGGCTGGGTGGTCGGAGTGCGAAATGGCGTGATGTCCACGTCGCCACGGGCAGCCCAGCCCGTCGGCTCGAAGATGCTGTGACTTCCTACACTCAGGCGCTCGACGCTTTGCGTGTGGCGGAGGTCGTTCCCTCGTTCGCCCCGCTGGTCGCACACGAGGCGTTGGGCATCTATGCGTTGCTCGCCGCCCAGCCCTTCGACCAGCTCGGCACCTATGGAGTGCACCCTTCGGCGCGGCAACTGCTCGAGGCGGACCGTGATCTCTTCACCACGGCCGAGGTGTATCTGGACAGAGCGGGTGATGCCCGGTCGACCGCCGCCGAGCTCGGACTGCACCGCGCGAGCGTGTACCACCGCGTCCGCCGCATCGAGGACGTCACCGGCCTCGACCTCTCAGACGGGCAGCACCGCCTCCTCCTCCACCTGGGCATCAAGGTCTCCCGGCTCCTGGGGCTCGTCTGA
- a CDS encoding FAD-binding oxidoreductase, whose amino-acid sequence MLSSDVVVVGAGMAGASIAAELSERLSVVVVEAAASGEEHSTGRSAAAYLPSYGSAWVRALTEASRPLYDAIAAENGVPLLQLRPLLWLATDDLSENAVTELTRTSPHMETLTPGQAHVLYPPLRAERVRSAAVDRSAADLDVAGLHQSYFRTLRQHGATVLFNAEVRDIKRDGQGWHVTAGEHVIRCAKVVNAAGAWVDQVADRAGVPPVGIRPRRRTAFVSPTRYGGDVSGLPLAVDACERWYVKPEAGLMLGSPADATDVSPGRPRPDELEIARALEAIEETTTLGLRSVQRAWAGLRNFVDDHEPVVGAWSAHEDFYFLAGQGGYGIQMAPALARLAADIVAEGAPSPETAAYGVPVAGLAPDRLSRDHMA is encoded by the coding sequence TTGCTGAGCAGTGATGTTGTGGTTGTCGGCGCCGGGATGGCCGGTGCATCGATAGCTGCGGAGTTGTCCGAGCGGTTGTCGGTCGTGGTGGTGGAAGCGGCCGCCTCGGGGGAGGAGCACAGCACGGGCCGGTCCGCTGCCGCGTATCTGCCCTCCTACGGCAGCGCTTGGGTGCGCGCGCTCACGGAAGCGAGCCGCCCGCTGTACGACGCGATCGCAGCCGAGAACGGTGTACCGCTGTTGCAGCTGCGGCCCCTGCTCTGGCTCGCGACCGACGACCTGAGCGAGAACGCCGTAACCGAGCTGACGCGAACCTCACCGCACATGGAGACGCTCACCCCGGGACAGGCGCACGTCCTCTATCCGCCGCTGCGGGCCGAGCGGGTCCGATCCGCCGCCGTCGACCGTTCGGCTGCGGATCTGGATGTCGCCGGCCTGCACCAGAGCTACTTCAGGACACTGCGACAGCATGGCGCCACCGTGCTGTTCAACGCGGAGGTGCGCGACATCAAGCGGGACGGCCAGGGCTGGCACGTCACGGCCGGTGAGCACGTCATCCGGTGCGCGAAGGTGGTCAACGCCGCGGGCGCGTGGGTGGATCAGGTCGCCGACCGCGCCGGTGTTCCCCCGGTCGGTATCCGGCCCAGGCGGCGCACGGCGTTCGTCAGCCCGACACGTTACGGCGGTGACGTCTCCGGACTGCCGTTGGCCGTGGACGCGTGTGAGCGGTGGTACGTCAAGCCGGAGGCGGGGCTGATGCTGGGTTCGCCCGCGGACGCCACGGATGTGTCTCCCGGCCGGCCGCGCCCGGACGAACTGGAGATCGCCCGAGCGCTCGAAGCGATCGAGGAGACGACCACGCTCGGGTTGCGGAGTGTGCAGCGCGCGTGGGCGGGTCTGCGCAATTTCGTCGACGATCACGAGCCTGTGGTCGGCGCGTGGTCCGCGCACGAGGACTTCTACTTCCTTGCCGGGCAAGGCGGTTACGGCATCCAGATGGCGCCGGCGCTGGCCCGGCTGGCGGCTGACATCGTTGCCGAGGGAGCGCCTTCCCCGGAGACAGCCGCGTACGGGGTCCCCGTGGCCGGTCTCGCTCCCGACCGTCTGTCGCGTGACCACATGGCGTGA
- a CDS encoding GNAT family N-acetyltransferase, protein MSDTPASLGGGSAAADERIVADAEAAAEAAAHVSGCRVRPISALSDLEGACALFESIWKPDGESALATPELLRAMDKAGSYVAAAFDTTRDDELVAACIGFFGPPAASSLHSHIAGVSARMRGRSVGFALKAHQRAWTLRHGAAQVSWTFDPLVRRNAYFNIGKLAARPVQYLQDFYGRMNDGINGGDATDRLLAEWHLAAPDVAAACHGRPQHANAGAWRTTDAALDITADGRPVTGRITGARTRVAVPGDIEQLRRSDPACAAAWRSALRDVLSGLLTDGWQVAGFDRAGWYLLERQDRQ, encoded by the coding sequence ATGAGCGACACCCCCGCCTCCCTGGGGGGCGGATCGGCGGCGGCCGACGAGCGCATCGTTGCTGATGCGGAGGCTGCCGCGGAAGCGGCCGCACACGTCTCAGGGTGCCGGGTACGTCCGATCAGCGCCCTTTCGGACCTGGAGGGAGCCTGCGCACTCTTCGAGAGCATCTGGAAACCCGACGGCGAAAGCGCCTTGGCGACACCCGAGTTGCTCCGTGCGATGGACAAGGCCGGCAGCTATGTCGCGGCGGCCTTCGACACCACCCGGGACGACGAACTGGTCGCCGCCTGCATCGGTTTCTTCGGGCCCCCGGCCGCCAGCTCCCTGCACAGTCACATCGCCGGTGTGTCGGCCCGCATGCGCGGCCGCAGCGTCGGCTTCGCTCTCAAGGCGCACCAACGCGCATGGACGCTGCGGCACGGTGCGGCACAGGTGTCGTGGACGTTCGATCCGCTGGTGCGGCGCAACGCCTACTTCAACATCGGCAAGCTGGCCGCGCGGCCCGTGCAGTACCTGCAGGACTTCTACGGCCGTATGAATGACGGCATCAACGGCGGGGATGCCACCGACCGGCTCCTGGCGGAGTGGCACCTGGCAGCGCCCGACGTCGCCGCCGCCTGCCACGGCCGGCCACAGCACGCCAATGCCGGGGCGTGGCGCACCACCGACGCCGCGCTGGACATCACGGCCGACGGCCGCCCCGTCACCGGCCGCATCACCGGCGCGCGTACCCGGGTCGCCGTACCGGGGGACATCGAACAGCTCCGCCGCAGCGACCCGGCCTGCGCCGCCGCGTGGCGGTCCGCGCTTCGAGACGTGCTCAGCGGCCTGCTCACGGACGGCTGGCAGGTCGCGGGGTTCGACCGTGCCGGCTGGTATCTCCTCGAAAGACAGGACAGACAATGA